A single region of the Devosia sp. FJ2-5-3 genome encodes:
- a CDS encoding DUF4126 family protein codes for MLRSFLIGLAAGQRGITPLAAIALATYRGEIRPSLPFQSLFRNPLVTAGATAFAAAEMAGDKMKSAPDRIVPIGLAVRSVTAAYAGAALAPKGQRQLGAVIAVGTALASSYIGWRLRCAAMERYGQTSTGLVEDAIVMSGALAVATPQLMGTTALLEPPRH; via the coding sequence ATGCTTCGTTCATTTCTCATCGGCCTCGCAGCAGGACAGCGTGGGATAACCCCACTCGCCGCCATCGCGCTCGCCACCTATCGTGGTGAAATCAGGCCGTCGCTGCCGTTCCAGAGTCTGTTTCGCAATCCCCTTGTCACCGCCGGCGCCACTGCCTTTGCCGCCGCTGAGATGGCCGGCGACAAGATGAAATCTGCCCCCGACCGCATCGTGCCGATCGGTCTCGCCGTGCGCAGCGTCACCGCCGCCTATGCCGGAGCGGCGCTGGCGCCCAAAGGGCAGCGCCAGCTCGGCGCGGTCATCGCTGTGGGGACGGCGCTCGCCTCCTCCTATATCGGCTGGCGTCTGCGCTGCGCCGCCATGGAACGCTACGGCCAGACCTCGACGGGCCTTGTGGAAGACGCCATCGTCATGTCGGGAGCGCTTGCCGTGGCCACCCCGCAGCTGATGGGCACGACGGCGCTGCTCGAACCGCCCCGGCATTGA
- a CDS encoding ABC transporter substrate-binding protein, whose protein sequence is MIDGKLAVGALAALVLMTGTASAQVVVSSKIDTEGGVLGNVIKQVLENNDIAVEDRIQLGATPIMREAIIAGEIDIYPEYTGNGAFFFDRADQPIWNNAAEAYDTVARLDYEANKIVWLTPSPANNTWAVALRSDLGEANGLTTFSEFGAWVAGGGAVKLAASSEFVNSPPALPKFQEVYGFTLTPDQLVVLSGGDTAATIAAAAQQTNGVNAAMVYGTDGGISASGLVVLDDDKGVQPVYQPTPIIREEVLKQYPQIEELLKPVFEALSIEVLQDLNGRVQLGGEPAAAVATDFLTQNGFLD, encoded by the coding sequence ATGATAGACGGCAAACTCGCAGTCGGCGCGCTCGCGGCGCTGGTTTTAATGACCGGCACGGCTTCGGCCCAAGTGGTCGTCTCATCCAAGATCGATACCGAAGGTGGTGTCCTCGGCAATGTCATCAAGCAGGTGCTCGAGAATAATGACATCGCGGTGGAAGATCGGATCCAGCTTGGCGCGACACCGATCATGCGCGAGGCGATCATCGCCGGCGAGATCGACATCTACCCCGAATATACCGGCAATGGCGCGTTCTTCTTCGACCGGGCGGACCAACCCATCTGGAACAATGCCGCCGAAGCCTATGATACGGTGGCGCGGCTCGATTATGAAGCCAACAAGATTGTCTGGCTGACGCCGTCGCCGGCGAACAACACCTGGGCCGTCGCCCTGCGCAGCGACCTGGGCGAGGCTAATGGGCTGACGACGTTCTCCGAATTCGGAGCTTGGGTGGCGGGCGGCGGCGCGGTAAAGCTGGCGGCCTCCTCGGAATTCGTCAACTCGCCTCCTGCCTTGCCAAAATTCCAGGAAGTCTATGGCTTTACGCTGACGCCGGACCAATTGGTGGTGCTGTCAGGCGGCGATACGGCCGCGACCATCGCTGCGGCGGCGCAGCAGACCAATGGCGTCAATGCCGCCATGGTCTATGGCACGGACGGCGGGATCAGCGCGTCCGGGCTCGTGGTGCTCGATGACGACAAGGGCGTACAGCCGGTCTATCAGCCAACCCCGATCATCCGGGAGGAAGTGCTGAAGCAATATCCGCAGATCGAGGAGTTGCTGAAGCCGGTGTTCGAAGCGCTCAGCATTGAAGTCCTGCAGGACCTTAACGGGCGTGTGCAGCTTGGCGGTGAGCCGGCGGCTGCAGTGGCGACTGACTTCCTGACGCAGAATGGCTTTCTCGATTAG
- a CDS encoding ABC transporter permease, whose translation MSIALSARRENAGGLRLDPLGVLITIIAGAGFFLPFAVFKANRIVPGDGLLLWEALPPLALAGMLVAMGAALAAALVRASDPVKLGVSAVALVIVAMCIGVAANGLAPEENSYARVSIGAGFWLIAFALALMLTDALARRKMQPMQRLGLLALAIGVVCVFFWSGAWSELSILKEYQSRAPAFWSEAKTHVLLALASVALAVAIGVPLGIASYKIKKMRRITLGVLNVIQTIPSIALFGMLIVPLAWVAANVPGASAAGISGIGTAPAMVALVAYALLPVVANTLVGLTGLPPATVEAARGMGMSGMQRLAQVELPLALPVILTGIRIVLVQNIGLTTIAALIGGGGFGVFVFQGIGQTAADLVLLGAVPTVVLAFAAAVILDSFIEMSSGRMAPP comes from the coding sequence ATGAGCATTGCACTATCGGCAAGGCGTGAGAATGCGGGCGGGCTTCGCCTCGATCCGCTCGGGGTCTTGATCACGATCATCGCCGGGGCAGGATTTTTCCTGCCCTTTGCCGTGTTCAAGGCCAATCGGATCGTGCCGGGGGATGGACTGCTCCTCTGGGAAGCCCTGCCCCCGCTCGCGCTTGCCGGTATGCTGGTCGCTATGGGCGCAGCCCTTGCTGCGGCTCTGGTCAGGGCTTCGGACCCGGTAAAGCTCGGGGTCAGCGCCGTGGCGCTTGTCATCGTGGCCATGTGCATTGGCGTTGCTGCGAACGGGTTGGCCCCTGAGGAGAACAGCTATGCGCGCGTTTCGATCGGGGCCGGCTTCTGGCTGATCGCCTTCGCGCTGGCGCTGATGCTGACCGATGCGCTGGCACGGCGAAAAATGCAGCCCATGCAGCGATTGGGACTCCTGGCTCTGGCAATCGGCGTCGTCTGCGTCTTCTTCTGGAGCGGGGCCTGGAGCGAGTTGTCGATCCTCAAGGAATATCAAAGCCGGGCTCCAGCATTCTGGAGCGAGGCGAAGACCCATGTCCTGCTTGCCCTCGCCTCGGTCGCGCTGGCCGTAGCGATTGGCGTTCCGCTGGGGATCGCCAGCTACAAAATCAAAAAGATGCGGCGGATAACGCTGGGCGTGCTGAACGTGATCCAGACCATTCCCTCGATCGCGCTTTTCGGCATGCTGATCGTGCCGCTGGCGTGGGTGGCGGCCAATGTCCCGGGGGCAAGTGCCGCGGGAATATCGGGCATCGGCACGGCGCCGGCCATGGTTGCGCTGGTGGCCTATGCGCTGCTGCCGGTGGTGGCCAATACGCTTGTGGGCTTGACGGGACTGCCCCCGGCCACCGTCGAGGCTGCGCGCGGCATGGGCATGAGCGGCATGCAGAGGCTGGCGCAGGTGGAGTTGCCGCTGGCGCTGCCCGTGATCCTCACGGGCATTCGCATCGTGCTCGTGCAGAATATCGGGCTCACAACAATCGCCGCACTGATCGGCGGCGGCGGCTTTGGGGTCTTCGTGTTCCAGGGGATCGGGCAGACGGCGGCGGATCTGGTTCTCTTGGGCGCCGTGCCGACCGTGGTGCTGGCTTTTGCGGCCGCTGTCATCCTCGACAGTTTTATCGAGATGTCTTCGGGAAGGATGGCGCCGCCGTGA
- a CDS encoding ABC transporter ATP-binding protein, with amino-acid sequence MIEIENVVKAYPNTRAVDGVSLVVKPNTICALVGTSGSGKTTLLRMINRLEEPSAGDIRVDGRSIKSVPAYELRRHMGYVIQGNGLFPHWTIAQNVGTVPRLLGWSKGKIASRVDELLELFQLEPELFRHRMPHQLSGGQRQRVGVARALAAEPNILLMDEPFGALDPVTRGKAQEDLKRIQAKFGTTIMLVTHDMDEAIQLGDRIAVMDKGKLLQCAPPDEIIADPATDYVRELVGTTDRAFRLLSLSSVGEHVEPGMAEGEAFEMGMSLRNAYSELLWSRRRAAPVQKDGAIVGVITLEKLGALAAKP; translated from the coding sequence GTGATCGAAATCGAAAATGTCGTCAAAGCCTATCCCAATACGCGGGCCGTCGACGGGGTAAGCCTCGTGGTCAAGCCGAATACGATCTGCGCGCTGGTGGGCACCTCCGGCTCGGGCAAGACCACGCTGTTGCGCATGATCAACCGGCTGGAGGAACCGAGCGCGGGCGATATCCGGGTCGACGGGCGCAGCATCAAGAGCGTTCCCGCCTACGAATTGCGGCGCCATATGGGCTATGTGATCCAGGGAAATGGGCTCTTTCCGCATTGGACCATCGCACAGAATGTCGGGACAGTGCCGCGACTTCTGGGGTGGAGCAAAGGCAAAATCGCGAGTCGTGTGGATGAGTTGCTGGAGCTTTTTCAACTCGAGCCCGAGCTTTTTCGCCATCGCATGCCGCACCAATTGTCCGGCGGGCAGCGCCAACGTGTCGGCGTGGCGCGCGCGCTGGCGGCAGAGCCGAACATATTGCTGATGGACGAGCCATTCGGCGCCCTCGACCCGGTAACGCGGGGCAAGGCGCAGGAGGACCTCAAGCGCATCCAGGCCAAATTCGGCACGACCATCATGCTCGTCACCCACGACATGGACGAGGCTATCCAACTTGGTGACCGCATTGCCGTGATGGACAAAGGCAAGCTCCTGCAATGCGCGCCGCCCGACGAGATCATCGCCGATCCGGCAACGGATTATGTGCGCGAGCTGGTGGGCACGACGGACCGTGCGTTTCGGCTGTTGTCGCTGTCGAGCGTCGGCGAGCATGTCGAGCCGGGCATGGCGGAGGGCGAAGCTTTCGAGATGGGCATGAGCCTTCGCAACGCCTATTCCGAGCTCTTGTGGTCGAGGCGCAGGGCTGCTCCGGTGCAGAAGGACGGCGCGATCGTGGGGGTTATCACGCTCGAAAAGCTGGGCGCCCTGGCGGCCAAGCCGTGA
- a CDS encoding ABC transporter permease → MIRPGDFDFFFSLFARPGQVAVYNQGSLVSLTLSHLAIVFAAITASALLAVGLAILVTRPFGAEFLPVSRAIANIGQTFPPVAVLALCVPILGFGTTPTLVALFLYGLLPIFENSLTGLAGLPPAVTEAAKGMGMTPLQRLMRVELPLALPLILSGLRLSTTIALSTATIGSTVAARTLGEVIIAGLQSGNTAFVVQGGLIVGALALLIHDGFTALERWQWRAIGGGEQSG, encoded by the coding sequence ATCATCCGCCCGGGTGATTTCGACTTCTTCTTTTCCCTGTTTGCCCGGCCGGGACAGGTTGCCGTCTATAATCAGGGCAGCCTCGTTTCGCTGACGCTGAGCCATCTGGCCATCGTCTTTGCTGCCATCACCGCCTCAGCGCTGTTGGCGGTGGGCCTTGCCATTCTGGTGACACGCCCCTTTGGGGCGGAGTTCCTGCCGGTATCGCGGGCCATTGCCAATATCGGCCAGACATTCCCCCCTGTCGCGGTGCTGGCGCTCTGCGTGCCGATATTGGGATTTGGGACGACACCGACCTTGGTCGCGCTGTTTCTCTATGGCCTGCTGCCGATCTTCGAGAACTCGCTTACCGGGTTGGCGGGCCTTCCCCCGGCCGTCACCGAGGCCGCCAAGGGGATGGGAATGACACCGCTGCAGCGGCTTATGCGCGTCGAGCTGCCGCTGGCCCTGCCGCTCATCCTCTCGGGGCTGCGCCTCTCGACAACCATAGCTCTTTCCACCGCCACCATCGGATCGACGGTCGCCGCGCGGACGCTTGGCGAGGTGATCATTGCCGGGCTGCAATCGGGCAATACTGCCTTTGTCGTGCAGGGTGGATTGATCGTCGGCGCGCTGGCGCTGCTGATCCATGATGGCTTTACCGCGCTGGAGCGCTGGCAGTGGCGTGCCATCGGGGGCGGTGAACAATCGGGGTAG
- a CDS encoding Calx-beta domain-containing protein produces the protein MASIQGIYVALFGRPADPEGLAYWRDITNDGANLSALIGTLTATPEYLDRVEHKTPAEIIGSIYLALFNREADADGLAHFIAALENGEQSIETIAINIFDGAQSADLDVLAAKVAAAEAFTASLDTPEEIAAYAGTDAAAIGRQFLSELNPADPSGTLVLEQWVSKLLNPTETGNGGGGSAPPSPSYSISASNAAVGEGSGAAITYTVTRVGALDAATISVALTGTAVAGTDYTTTLVDGELSFVAGATTASFTVTPINDTRAEGDETVIATISGPSDGVAITTASAHATIVDDERLTLLTPNSQIPSYPPQMSGDGSVIAFSSLATTLDPNVIDTNGVMDVLVYRNGTITNITAHGSGASYHPEVSVDGRTIVFFSAAQDLIPGVTETNGFENIFVYRDGTIINLTPHADRASFTPSVSADGSAIVFTSEASNLDPNATEPNGQMNVFLHKDGTITNITANANNYSGMAAISADGSTVVFLSDATNLIEGYDDNNGFADIFVYRNGILTNITAGSNGDDAYYDLDPRVSADGSTIVFTSQATNLVDGVVDDNGVADIFVYRNGTMTNITAHGNAESGNPVISADGSTIAFTSKASNLVDGVVETNGDYDIFVYRNGVLSNITAHGNGSSLSPWLSADGSKLAFVSHATNLVPGVIGTNTTGDVYLYELL, from the coding sequence ATGGCAAGCATTCAGGGTATCTATGTCGCGCTCTTTGGCCGTCCGGCAGATCCTGAGGGCCTCGCCTATTGGAGGGACATCACCAATGATGGCGCAAATCTGAGTGCCCTGATCGGAACGCTGACGGCAACGCCCGAATATCTCGACCGCGTCGAACACAAGACTCCGGCCGAAATCATCGGTTCGATCTACCTTGCATTGTTCAACCGGGAAGCCGATGCGGATGGGCTTGCCCACTTCATCGCGGCGCTCGAGAACGGCGAACAGTCCATCGAGACCATCGCCATCAACATCTTCGACGGGGCGCAAAGCGCTGATCTCGACGTTCTGGCCGCCAAGGTCGCCGCCGCGGAAGCCTTTACGGCAAGCCTCGACACGCCGGAGGAGATCGCGGCCTATGCCGGCACGGATGCAGCGGCGATCGGCCGGCAATTTCTCAGCGAACTCAACCCGGCCGATCCATCCGGCACGCTGGTTTTGGAGCAGTGGGTCTCCAAGCTGTTGAACCCGACCGAAACGGGCAATGGCGGCGGTGGCAGCGCCCCACCCTCGCCTTCCTATTCCATCTCGGCGTCTAATGCCGCCGTGGGCGAAGGCAGCGGGGCAGCGATCACCTATACGGTCACGCGCGTTGGCGCCCTGGATGCGGCGACGATCTCTGTCGCGCTCACCGGCACTGCGGTGGCCGGTACCGACTATACGACGACCCTCGTTGATGGAGAACTGAGCTTTGTCGCGGGGGCGACCACGGCGAGCTTTACGGTAACGCCGATCAATGACACGCGGGCCGAGGGCGACGAAACGGTCATTGCCACCATCTCCGGGCCCAGCGACGGCGTGGCGATCACCACAGCCAGTGCGCACGCCACGATCGTCGATGACGAGCGCCTTACGCTTCTCACGCCGAACTCGCAGATACCGAGTTATCCCCCCCAGATGTCCGGCGATGGCAGCGTCATCGCTTTCAGCAGCCTTGCCACCACACTGGACCCCAACGTCATCGACACCAATGGGGTCATGGATGTTCTCGTCTACCGCAACGGCACGATCACCAACATCACCGCGCATGGCAGTGGCGCCAGCTACCATCCCGAAGTTTCGGTGGATGGCCGCACCATCGTGTTTTTCAGCGCGGCGCAGGATTTGATCCCGGGTGTCACGGAAACCAACGGGTTCGAGAACATCTTCGTCTACCGGGATGGGACGATCATAAACCTCACTCCGCATGCTGACAGGGCAAGCTTCACTCCGAGTGTGTCGGCCGACGGCAGCGCGATCGTGTTCACGAGCGAAGCCAGCAATCTCGACCCGAACGCGACCGAACCCAATGGACAGATGAACGTCTTCCTTCACAAGGACGGCACGATCACCAACATTACCGCAAATGCCAATAATTACAGCGGAATGGCCGCGATCTCCGCCGATGGGAGCACGGTGGTCTTTCTCAGCGATGCCACCAACCTCATCGAGGGCTATGACGACAACAATGGCTTTGCGGACATCTTTGTCTACCGCAATGGCATTCTGACCAACATCACGGCCGGCTCGAATGGCGACGACGCCTATTACGACCTCGACCCAAGAGTCTCGGCAGATGGCAGCACGATCGTCTTTACGAGCCAGGCCACCAACCTTGTCGATGGCGTGGTGGACGACAATGGGGTGGCGGACATCTTCGTCTACCGGAACGGCACGATGACCAACATCACGGCCCACGGCAACGCCGAGAGTGGCAATCCCGTCATTTCTGCTGACGGCAGCACGATCGCGTTTACGAGCAAGGCCAGCAATCTCGTCGATGGCGTCGTCGAGACGAACGGGGACTATGACATTTTCGTCTACCGGAATGGCGTGCTGTCGAACATCACGGCACATGGCAACGGTTCAAGCCTCAGCCCCTGGCTGTCCGCAGATGGCAGCAAGCTCGCCTTCGTCAGCCACGCCACCAATCTAGTTCCGGGGGTGATTGGCACGAACACCACTGGCGACGTCTATCTGTACGAACTGCTCTGA
- a CDS encoding glutathione S-transferase has product MAEYELLYWSVPFRGQFVRAVLAYAGKSWSEPGDGKISALMAGKVSDMPVPFMGPPVLIDNQSGFALSQMPAIIYYLGDSLGLLPTTPQLRGMTLKVVNDANDVIDELTLNGGRDMWTEERWQRSIPRIEKWMTMWEELGRRHGLADDAGYLLGGDHPGLADVITATLWTTISDRFSRLKTLLVDTAPRTMALSERISSLPALAELRAKARSEYGDAYAGGQIGASMKTYLNE; this is encoded by the coding sequence GTGGCCGAATACGAGCTTCTTTACTGGTCGGTCCCCTTTCGGGGGCAGTTCGTGCGGGCCGTGCTCGCCTATGCAGGCAAGAGCTGGAGCGAGCCTGGCGATGGCAAGATCTCGGCACTGATGGCCGGGAAAGTATCCGACATGCCGGTCCCCTTCATGGGGCCGCCTGTCCTGATCGATAATCAATCCGGCTTCGCATTGTCCCAGATGCCGGCCATTATCTACTACCTCGGCGACAGCCTGGGCCTGCTCCCGACCACCCCGCAATTGCGCGGCATGACCCTGAAAGTGGTCAACGACGCCAATGATGTCATCGACGAGCTCACCCTCAATGGCGGGCGGGACATGTGGACCGAAGAGCGATGGCAGCGATCCATTCCGCGCATCGAAAAGTGGATGACGATGTGGGAGGAACTGGGTCGTCGGCATGGCCTGGCAGACGATGCCGGCTATCTGCTGGGCGGCGACCACCCGGGACTGGCTGATGTGATCACCGCAACGCTCTGGACCACGATCAGCGATCGCTTCAGCCGCCTGAAGACACTTCTGGTCGACACCGCGCCGCGGACCATGGCGCTCTCAGAGCGCATTTCTTCGCTGCCGGCGCTCGCCGAACTCCGGGCAAAGGCCCGGAGCGAGTATGGCGACGCTTATGCCGGTGGCCAGATCGGCGCGTCGATGAAGACATATCTGAACGAGTAG
- a CDS encoding sugar phosphate isomerase/epimerase produces MSKLGIHSFVWSAGSSQTELEAALEKTRDSGFKLIEFSYLDPAQVDVPWLARRISDHGLDVSISMGLPAEGDVSSADPAIVARGQEILSGAIALTRDLGGTKLAGILSSAHGKQVHAPTLESWKRSVDAVARAAEIAAGAGVTLNLEIVNRFESNLLNTAAQGLAFIEATGADNVFLHLDSFHMNIEEADIGLAIRNAADKIGYVHIGESHRGYLGTGNIDFAAIFDALVAIGYDDWVTFESFSSEIVDEKLSIATGIWRNLWDDNVDLANHARTFIDLGFATARRKAALVANPDTLSPS; encoded by the coding sequence ATGAGCAAGCTAGGCATCCACTCCTTCGTCTGGAGCGCGGGATCGAGCCAGACCGAACTTGAGGCGGCACTCGAAAAAACCCGTGATAGCGGATTCAAACTCATCGAGTTTTCCTATCTCGACCCCGCCCAGGTTGACGTTCCCTGGCTCGCGCGCCGGATCAGCGATCACGGCCTCGACGTGTCCATCAGCATGGGGCTTCCGGCCGAAGGTGACGTCTCCAGCGCCGATCCCGCTATCGTCGCGCGCGGTCAGGAAATCCTCTCCGGCGCCATCGCCCTGACGCGCGATCTCGGCGGCACCAAACTCGCAGGCATATTGTCCTCGGCACACGGCAAGCAGGTCCACGCTCCAACCCTCGAAAGCTGGAAGCGCAGTGTCGACGCCGTCGCCCGCGCCGCCGAAATTGCGGCTGGCGCAGGCGTCACCCTCAACCTCGAAATCGTCAATCGCTTCGAGAGCAATTTGCTCAACACGGCCGCGCAGGGGCTTGCCTTCATCGAGGCGACTGGTGCCGATAACGTCTTCCTCCACCTCGACAGTTTTCACATGAACATCGAGGAAGCCGATATCGGCCTCGCTATCCGCAATGCGGCGGACAAGATCGGCTATGTCCATATTGGGGAAAGCCATCGCGGCTATCTTGGGACCGGCAACATCGATTTTGCCGCCATCTTCGACGCGCTGGTGGCTATCGGCTACGATGACTGGGTCACCTTCGAGAGCTTCTCCTCCGAGATCGTGGACGAAAAACTCTCGATCGCCACGGGCATCTGGCGCAACCTCTGGGACGACAATGTGGACCTCGCCAACCACGCCCGCACCTTTATCGACCTGGGCTTCGCGACTGCCCGCCGCAAGGCTGCGCTGGTCGCCAATCCCGACACGCTTTCTCCATCCTGA
- a CDS encoding ABC transporter substrate-binding protein, translating to MNFLPKLLCGVALSACALTGAMAQEKELTNVGISVGLLGNPFFVATIKGIEDKAREINPDVRVTSVSADYDLNKQVSQIDSFIAAGVDIIMLNAVDASAIAPAVQKARDAGVVVAAFDVSAPGADVTVMTNNVSAGEKACQYIVDELKGEGNVIIINGPASSSIIDRVQGCKNVFAQNPGITILSDDQNGQGSREGGLAVMQGLLTRFDDIDAVFAINDPTAIGAELAARQLNRTDFIITAVDGAPDIEEALKSGTSMIKASASQDPYVMAGQALEMGVAVLKGEKPAEDTILLEPELITSDNLGTYKGWTAVR from the coding sequence ATGAACTTTCTACCAAAGCTGCTGTGTGGCGTCGCGCTTTCCGCCTGCGCCCTGACCGGGGCCATGGCCCAGGAAAAGGAACTGACCAATGTCGGTATTTCCGTCGGCCTTCTGGGCAATCCCTTCTTCGTCGCCACCATCAAGGGCATCGAGGACAAGGCCCGCGAGATCAATCCCGACGTCCGCGTAACCTCGGTTTCCGCCGACTACGACCTCAACAAGCAGGTGTCCCAGATCGACAGCTTCATCGCTGCGGGCGTCGACATCATCATGCTCAACGCCGTTGATGCCAGCGCCATTGCCCCGGCCGTGCAGAAGGCCCGCGACGCCGGTGTCGTCGTCGCTGCTTTCGACGTTTCCGCACCCGGCGCCGATGTCACGGTGATGACCAACAATGTCAGCGCCGGCGAAAAGGCCTGCCAGTACATCGTCGACGAGCTCAAGGGCGAAGGCAACGTCATCATCATCAATGGCCCGGCTTCGTCCTCGATCATCGATCGCGTCCAGGGCTGCAAGAACGTCTTCGCCCAGAACCCGGGCATCACCATTCTGTCCGACGACCAGAATGGCCAGGGCTCCCGCGAAGGTGGTCTTGCTGTGATGCAGGGCCTGCTCACCCGCTTCGATGACATCGACGCCGTCTTTGCCATCAACGATCCCACCGCCATCGGTGCTGAACTGGCTGCCCGCCAGCTCAACCGCACCGATTTCATCATCACCGCCGTCGATGGCGCTCCCGATATCGAGGAAGCCCTGAAGAGCGGTACGTCGATGATCAAGGCTTCGGCCTCCCAGGACCCCTATGTCATGGCTGGCCAGGCACTCGAAATGGGTGTGGCCGTCCTCAAGGGTGAAAAGCCCGCCGAGGACACGATCCTGCTCGAACCCGAGCTGATCACCTCGGACAATCTCGGCACCTACAAGGGCTGGACCGCAGTCCGCTAA
- a CDS encoding ribose ABC transporter permease — MTDAQVSPIAQRQRVRAMLAALGMLPVLIILAVGFQLLSGRFMNPNNLSIVMQQASINTVLAAGMTLVILTGGIDLSVGSILAASAMVAVIVSLFPDIGLLGIPAGLAMGLACGFANGALIAYMKLPPFIVTLGSLTAVRGLARLLGADTTVFNPNLPFQFIGNGSVLGVPWLVIIAFLIVVISWFVLKRTVLGTQIYAVGGNPDAARLTGINVPLVLLFVYCFSGVMAGLGGVMSAARLYAANGLQLGQAYELDAIAAVILGGTSFVGGVGSIWGTLIGALIIAVLSNGLILTGVSDIWQYIIKGLVIIAAVALDRYRLAGGART, encoded by the coding sequence ATGACCGACGCACAAGTGAGCCCCATCGCCCAGCGCCAACGCGTTCGCGCCATGTTGGCCGCGCTCGGCATGCTGCCGGTCCTGATCATCCTCGCGGTGGGCTTTCAGCTGCTCAGCGGCCGCTTCATGAACCCGAACAATCTCTCGATTGTCATGCAGCAGGCCTCGATCAACACTGTGCTGGCGGCAGGAATGACCCTCGTCATCCTCACCGGCGGCATCGATTTGTCGGTCGGTTCGATCCTGGCCGCATCCGCCATGGTGGCGGTGATCGTCTCGCTCTTCCCCGATATCGGCCTGCTGGGTATTCCGGCCGGTCTCGCCATGGGCCTGGCCTGCGGCTTCGCCAATGGCGCGCTCATCGCCTATATGAAGCTGCCGCCCTTCATCGTCACCCTGGGCTCGCTGACCGCAGTGCGCGGTCTGGCGCGCCTGCTGGGTGCCGACACCACGGTCTTCAACCCGAACCTGCCGTTCCAGTTCATCGGCAATGGCAGCGTGCTGGGCGTGCCCTGGCTGGTGATCATTGCCTTCCTGATCGTGGTGATTTCCTGGTTCGTGCTCAAGCGCACCGTGCTCGGCACCCAGATCTATGCGGTGGGCGGCAATCCCGATGCGGCGCGCCTCACCGGCATCAACGTGCCGCTGGTGCTGCTCTTCGTCTATTGCTTCTCCGGCGTCATGGCAGGGCTGGGCGGCGTCATGTCGGCCGCACGGCTTTATGCGGCCAATGGCCTCCAGCTGGGCCAGGCCTATGAGCTGGACGCCATCGCCGCCGTCATCCTGGGCGGCACCAGCTTCGTCGGCGGCGTCGGCTCGATCTGGGGCACACTGATCGGCGCACTCATCATCGCCGTTCTGTCCAACGGGCTCATCCTCACGGGGGTCTCGGACATCTGGCAATACATCATCAAGGGACTGGTCATCATCGCTGCCGTAGCGCTGGATCGCTATCGGCTCGCCGGTGGCGCGAGGACCTGA